In Porites lutea chromosome 9, jaPorLute2.1, whole genome shotgun sequence, a single window of DNA contains:
- the LOC140947505 gene encoding uncharacterized protein — protein sequence MNIQTSRSEKRVMASHQVLLLVLLAVACSLFAVSIGWCTQSNSSSCSFEIQVCCKNECFFGSGCLGRFCSVDSDCAVSESCCESRCRSDCLGYLYFTKSDRGSPKSSSYDSPDTTPIVTYAVIAGVVIIACLFFACLYCYVYRQHQVLRRGQRVLTSNVTTARNASEGTPPYPGQEPPSYQHSHPDYPPPQYEQHQSASPPPNSFGEAVASDHPPSYAYSVGIETESGGVNSPRGTYGAV from the coding sequence ATGAATATTCAAACCAGTCGTTCAGAGAAAAGAGTTATGGCTTCTCATCAAGTATTACTACTTGTGCTATTAGCTGTTGCTTGCTCGCTTTTCGCTGTGAGCATTGGTTGGTGTACTCAGTCTAACTCAAGTTCTTGTAGTTTTGAAATTCAAGTTTGTTGcaaaaatgaatgtttttttGGTTCTGGCTGCCTCGGTCGGTTTTGCTCCGTGGATTCCGATTGCGCTGTCTCTGAAAGTTGTTGTGAGAGTCGATGCAGATCTGACTGTCTGGGATATTTATATTTTACTAAATCAGATCGCGGATCACCTAAATCATCCAGTTATGATTCCCCAGATACCACTCCAATCGTAACTTACGCTGTAATAGCGGGCGTGGTTATTATCGCCTGTTTATTCTTTGCCTGCCTTTACTGCTACGTTTACCGCCAACACCAAGTTCTCCGGAGAGGACAAAGGGTTTTAACCAGCAATGTTACGACCGCAAGAAATGCATCGGAAGGTACCCCACCCTACCCTGGACAGGAACCACCTTCATACCAACATAGCCACCCAGACTACCCTCCTCCTCAATACGAACAACATCAGTCGGCCTCGCCTCCTCCAAACAGCTTTGGGGAAGCGGTTGCAAGTGATCATCCTCCCTCTTATGCTTACAGTGTAGGAATAGAAACGGAATCAGGGGGAGTAAATTCTCCTAGAGGAACATATGGTGCTGtataa